A window from Toxoplasma gondii ME49 chromosome IX, whole genome shotgun sequence encodes these proteins:
- the TFIIB gene encoding transcription initiation factor IIB (encoded by transcript TGME49_292010~Gene product name based on ToxoDB Community Expert Annotation.), which produces MSAPPAKRIAVTLSGSAPSAPARPADSRALPSSSRSFQSSQHTASVSFSASSSRPAAAPLVSFNQPSRAAPVLLPTGNSTSSAPSPAATTPAPSQAPRFTVYASTRQAKTCPYCGPARNGAQTIVFDSSSGDQLCRECGLIVEEKVLSEEQEWRNFSAEAASSSRGGADRNRVGDALDAWLEDGGIGTTMLVASSGGPLAGKAAWSAKRLQQLHEAATSGLGSGVGSGDRQLKVAFNYIRLIGEAFALRDNVLERAKEITKDLMQDGVQLRTRSNTTTMLAITYLACREAGVTRTVKELVVYDRAISEKELGKAINRIKKLLPQRGGVNSAESATQLLPRYCSRLQLSMHVADVAEHVAKRATQVIISSHRPNSVAAAAIWLVVKLLNSSTNPNLPKASEIASVTGAGEHTLRSIYKDMLDVAEHLLPREFQPTVEGGLDGLRARYSSRKRKAGEIPP; this is translated from the exons ATGTCGGCGCCGCCCGCGAAGCGGATCGCCGTTACTCTGTCTGGGTCGGCGCCTTCCGCTCCCGCTCGTCCAGCAGATTCTCGCGCGCTCCCTTCATCATCGCGGTCGTTTCAGTCCTCTCAACACacagcctctgtctcgttttcggcttcctcttcccgACCTGCCGCAGCACCCCTCGTCTCGTTTAACCAGCCGTCGAGAGCGGCGCCAGTGCTTCTCCCTACCGGAAACTCCACTTCGTCGGCGCCCTCTCCAGCCGCCACCACGCCAGCACCCTCGCAGGCTCCGCGCTTCACAGTCTACGCGTCGACGCGGCAGGCGAAAACTTGCCCGTACTGCGGACCTGCTCGGAACGGCGCTCAGACCATCGTGTTCGACTCCAGCAGTGGAGACCAGCTGTGCCGGGAATGTGGACTGATCGTCGAGGAGAAGGTTTTGAGCGAAGAGCAGGAGTGGCGAAACTTCTCCGCAGAGGCAGCCAGCAGCAGTCGCGGCGGTGCCGACCGCAACCGTGTCGGAGACGCCCTAGACGCCTGGCTAGAAGATGGAGGCATCGGAACCACGATGCTCGTCGCTTCCAGTGGTGGACCGCTCGCGGGGAAGGCCGCCTGGAGTGCGAAGAGGCTTCAACAACTCCACGAAGCCGCCACGTCTGGACTCGGATCTGGCGTCGGCAGTGGCGACCGACAGCTGAAGGTCGCCTTCAACTACATCCGCCTCATTGGCGAGGCTTTCGCTCTCAGAGACAACGTCCTCGAGAGGGCGAAAGAAATCACCAAGGACCTCATG CAAGATGGCGTGCAACTCCGAACACGCAGCAACACCACGACCATGCTGGCAATCACTTACCTGGCTTGTCGAGAAGCAGGCGTCACACGGACTGTTAAGGAACTGGTTGTTTACGACCGAGCGATCTCCGAGAAGGAGCTCGGCAAGGCCATCAACCGAATCAAGAAACTGTTGCCGCAGCGAGGCGGAGTCAACAGCGCCGAGTCTGCCACCCAGCTGCTCCCGCGCTATTGCTCGCGGCTGCAACTCAGCATGCATGTTGCTGACGTGGCCGAACATGtcgcgaagagagcgaccCAAGTCATCATTTCTTCTCACAG ACCTAACTCCGTCGCTGCGGCAGCCATATGGCTGGTTGTGAAGCTGCTGAATTCCAGCACAAATCCGAATTTGCCCAAGGCGTCGGAGATCGCGAGCGTCACAGGAGCAGGAGAGCATACCCTGCGGTCCATCTACAAAGACATGCTCGATGTGGCCGAGCACCTTCTCCCTCGGGAGTTCCAGCCAACGGTCGAAGGGGGTCTCGACGGGCTGAGAGCGAGGTACTCAtcaaggaaaagaaaggccGGTGAGATTCCACCGTAG